GTAACTACCTGGCCAAACCCAATTAAAAGTTGAGTAATTAACCAAGTTCAACTTAGGGCACAGGATCGTAACCACCTTTATTCCACGGATGGCATCTAATTATTCGCTTAAAACCTAACCAAAGTCCCTTTAGGATTCCATACTTTTCAACAGCCTGATAAGTATATTCTGAACAACTAGGCTCGAATTTACAAACTCGATCAGTT
This DNA window, taken from Patescibacteria group bacterium, encodes the following:
- the yidD gene encoding membrane protein insertion efficiency factor YidD; translated protein: TDRVCKFEPSCSEYTYQAVEKYGILKGLWLGFKRIIRCHPWNKGGYDPVP